The Aphanothece sacrum FPU1 nucleotide sequence GGTTGTGGACGGTGTTTTAAAGTCTGTGGCCATAAAGTATTGCAATTAATGGCACTCAATGAAGACGGAGAATTCGTCGATGAAGATGAAGATGAAATCGAACGTAAAGTTATGGTAGTAGCCAATCAAAATAATTGTATTGGTTGTGAAGCCTGCGCTCGTATTTGCCCCAAAAATTGCTACACTCACGCGCCCTTACCCGCCTAGTAAATGTAGTCAATTTTTCTGGTTTGGGTTGCGCCAAAGCGCAACCTAATTTTATTTTTTCTTAAGTCTAATCGAATGGATGATCTACCCCAAGAAGTTAAACAATTATTACTCAAAGCGGCTGAAAATTGGGAAAATACAGACTTATCAGAGCATTATATTGAGCAAGCATTACATCAAGCTGGCGATAATCTTGATGTGTTGATCGGAGCTTATCGTTTCTTCTTTTATAAGAATAAACCTACTATTGCCTTAACAATAGCTAAAAAAGTCTTAAATATCATCCAAGAAAGCGAAAAGCTACCTATAGAATGGAGCCAACTTCATCTGATTTTAGCTAATCGTCAGGATGAATCATTAATTCGGCTGTATATTAATGCTTATGCGGCTCAGGGGTTTATTTTAGCTAAATTAGGACAACTTGAAGCAGCTAAATTAATCACCCAAAGGGTAAAAGAAATTGATCACCATCGAGAATCTTGTGCCACAACTGTATTTGACGTTTTAACAGCAACACCCGACCAAGACGACTAAAAATTTAACGCTTTATTCAGGAGAAATATTCCCATGACACAAACACGTAAAGATCAATATTTTGCCCTAATTGATCAATTAATTCGTTGTCCCAATGGACAAGAACCTGATGTTTTAACGGCTAATTCGGAATTATTGGATGCAGATTTTATTCAATCTTTGATGCAAGTTGCTACCATGATGGCCCATGAAAATAACCCTGATGGAGCTAAATTTTTAATCTATATTGCTCGTCAATTATCTAAAGAATTAGGATTATATCCTGAAGTAGCTAATCAAATTTCATAGTATAAAGTAAGCCAGACAGTGAATTAATTCACTGTCTAGATAGTCGTACTTTTATTAATGTTCACTATATTCTGTTCAGATAAGTTTGTATTTTTTGAACTAGGATTTGAACATAAGGGTCTTTAAATAAGGTGTGATGATATCCAGGAATTTCTTGAATTTCCACGCCTTCTGTCACTAAACTTTCTAATTGGGATGAGTGCAGTAAACGATATTCTTGGGAGATAAATAAGGTAACTTTTCCTGAATAAGACTGAGGAGAATATTGGTTTCGTGCTAACTCAAAAGCATTAAGTAGTCTCACATCTTCAATATAGCGAGGTAAGGGTTTATTATTGTTAGAAAATAGTTGTCCTTGCCAATATCTTAAACGAATTATCCATTTTTCTTTTGTCCAAAAAAGTTTATTTTTAAACATTTCTACTAGATAATTTATTCCAAATTGACGAAGATTATACCAATGGAAATAAATGCCAATATCCTGCTGTCCCCAAATAGCATCAATAAAACCTAAGAAAGCTATCTTTTCTCCATTTGCTTGTAGTTGTTGCGCCATTTCAAAGGTCAAAAATGAATCTGCACAGTAAGTTATCAGAAAATAAGGGCCATGGGGTTGAATAGTTTGCATATCTTCAATGAATTTAGCAGCAATATCTTTTAATTTTAAAGAATTAACTTGAGGTTTTAAAAATCCTGTAATTCCCAAAATATTAAGAATATAAAAAGGTTGATTTTTGTCTAAATAATCCCCGATTTTTTGGGCTTGACGAATTGAATTTATGAAAAATAATGGGAAATTATTCCCTTGATTTTTAATAGTAACAACAGAAGATTCTTGGATCATATTTTCCTGATTTTTAATTTGTTTTACAAGACTTTCAACTGTTGGTGTTTGTAAGAAGTTTGACAGAGGAAGATTAATATTAAATTCTTGCTCAATTTTTGCTAATATACGCATAGCTAAAAGGGAATGTCCTCCTAAATCAAAAAAGTTATCTTGTAGACTAATTGAATTACTGTTTAGGACTTGTTCCCAGATATTAACTAAGCGTAATTCTAATTCAGTTTGAGGTTTAATATGTATTTCAGACGTTTTTGAGGATATTGAATTAGAGGGAAATGTCAAAGTATCATAATTTATTTTACCATTAAAAGTTACAAAAGAATTTTGCTCTTTTTTTATTGATAAACATACATGATCAATGTTTTGTGTTGGATAATTAACAATTTCTTGTAATAAAAATTTAAAATGTTTAATAAATTCCTGAATAGTAGAAGCTTCAAATAAGTTAGTATTATATTCAAAAAATCCTTCTATTCCCATCGGTGTTTCCCAAGATAGTACCATTAAGTCAAATAATGCGGAAGGTTTTTCCTGAAGTACTGGACGACTTTGGACATCAGAAAAATCTAAATTATTGATAGGAATATTCAGAAAGTTAAAGACAACTTGAAACCAAGGAGTATAGCTAAAATCTCGTGCTTTTGCTAACTCTTTTAACATCTGTTCAACAGGAAATTCTTGATAAGTATAAGCTTCGAGAGAAACTTGCTTAATAGTGTCTAATAATGCTAAAAAAGAGCAATTTTTTGATAAATTAATACGGAGAGGAATTACATTGGAGAAACAACCAATAGTTGATTCAATTTCCGTTAGGTTACGGTTAGCAACTGGAACCCCAATAACTAAATCTTCTTGATGACTATAGCGATGCAGAAAAATCAGAAATACACCTAAAAGAATCATGTATAAAGTTGATTTATTTTGTTTACTTAAGTTGTATATTTTTTGAGTTAATTCTGCATCAATATTAAATGATTGAATTCCTCCTTCAAAGGTTTGTAATGGGGGACGAGGATGATCTGTGGGAAAGGAAATAAAGGGAGGTGCATCTTTTAATTTTTGACTCCAATAATCAACTAAAGGACGATAAACTTGAGGATTTTGTAACCATTGTTGATGGTTAATGCTAAAGTCTTTATACTGAACCACAACAGGAGGTAAAAAATTAGTATGATTATTAATTAAATCGTTATATAAATTTGATAATTCCTGTAAAATAAGACTCAATGACCAACCATCTGCAATCAAATGGTGAATGACGATTATAAAAATAAATTTATCTGAATTTAATTGTAGTAATAAACTACGAATAGGCGGTTTTTTATTTAGTTGAAAAGGGCGATTGATTTCTGTTTGTATTTGTTGTTCTATTTGCTTTTCTGATGAGGTTTCAGATGTTAATTCAACGGTAAGATTAAGGGAAAATGTAGGTAAAATACGTTGAATGGGAAACCCATCTACAAGTGGAAAAAACGTGCGTAAAGACTCATGACGTTGGATAAGTTGATTAATTGCTTTTTCAAGAATAGGAATATTGAGTGATCCTTGTAATCTAAAGACAATGGGTAAATTATAAACGGGATTTTTTCCTGATTGTTGAGTAATTAACCACATTCTTTCTTGATATAAAGATAAGGGAAAGTCTCCATTACCAGCAATTGCTTTTAACTCTAATGTTGACCAATTTAAAGAATTTTCTTGTATTGTTGATGTTTCTATAATTGTTGCTAATTCTGTAATTGTAGACCCTTTTAAAAGTTCTTGAACAGGTAAATCTATTCCTAAAATATCTCGGATACGGGAGATAATTTGTATCGCTTGTAAAGAATTTCCTCCTAGTTGAGTAAATTCATCATTAATACTGACAGATTTTCCTAATATTTCTGTCCAAATAGTAACTAAATCTGTTTCTATGGGAGTTCGAGGAGAGATGATCTTTTTGTTGTTTTTGTTAAGTTCTAATCGTAAATTAAGAAGTTGTTGACGATCTATTTTTCCATTAATATTAAGAGTAAATTCTTTAAGAAAAATAAACTCTGATGGTATCATGTAATCTGGTAGTTTATCCTGCAGATAAGTCCGTAATTCTGTTACAGTAATTTCTGTTTTAGGGATAATATAAGCTATTATTTGTTTATTGTTTGGGTTATCTTCCGTTGTTAAAATAACTGTTGATTGTATTTGAGGATTTTTAGTTAATACTGTTTCAATTTCTCCTAATTCAACGCGATAACCTCTTATTTTGACTTGAAAGTCAATACGTCCTAAAAATTCAATATTTCCCTCTTTATTCCAACGAACGCGATCGCCTGTTTTATAAAGACGTGAGTTAGGATCATTACTAAAGGGATTTTTAATAAATCTTTCTCTGGTTAAATCAGGTTGATTAAGATAACCTCTGGCTAAACCATCACCTCCAATATACAGTTCTCCTGTAATACCAATAGGAACTAATTGTAAATCATTATCAAGTATATATACTTGGGTATTAGCAATAGGAAAACCGATAGGAATAGATTTTTTTGTGGTGTCATCAATAGTAATTTTATGACAACAGGTAAAAGTTGTATTTTCTGTTGGGCCGTAACCATTAATTAATTGACAATTTGGTAATTGTTCTAATACTTTTTTGACATTAGTAATGGATAAAACGTCTCCTCCTGCTAAAAGTTGTCGCAAGGGTTTAAGATTTTCTATCTGTTCTTCTACTATTAAGTTAAAGAGTCCTGCTGTTAACCATAAAGTAGTGACATTATATTGTTTAATTACTTCTCCAATTTCTTGTAAAGATGGTGTTTTAGCTGGCATTAACACAAGTTTACCCCCATTAAGTAAGGGGGCCCAGATTTCAAATGTTGATGCATCAAAGGCAATAGAGGCTAGTTGTAATACTACTTCATCAGAACCAAAGTGAGCATAATTTGTATTTTTTACAAGTCGAATAACTCCACGATGTAAGATGCAAACTCCCTTGGGTTTACCTGTTGAACCTGATGTATACATTACATAGGCTAAATTATTGGTAGTAGTTTTATTATCTCGTTCTATATCATTAAGAATATTTGTTAAATTTAAGTTATCATCAACACAGATAATCTCAATATCCTGAGCCATTTCTTGAAGTTTATTCAACTCAGACTTTTTGGTAATTAAAATCGGTGTTTGTGAATCTTCTAAGATCGTTTTTATTCTATTTTTTGGGGCAGAAGTATCTAAAGGTAAATAAGCTCCACCAGCTTTTAAAATAGCTAAAATGGTGATAATTAAATCAGGAGAACGATCTAAATATAAGGCGACTAACGTTTCTGTTGTTACTCCATTTTTTTGTAAATAATTAGCTAATCTGTTTGACTTTATGTCAAGTTCATGATAGGTAATTTCTTGAGTTTTATAAGCGATCGCAACTGCATCAGGAGTTTGTGCAGCTTGAAGTTGAAACAATTCATGAATGGTAGAATTTCTGGGATAATCAGTTTGTGTATTTGTCCAGTCTTCTAATAATTGATGTTGTTCAGATTGAGTTAATGAAGGAAAATTATTCATAAAATTAGCCGTAATAAAATTATTATGTTTATGTTTAATATTAAAAAGATTTAATGGTTTTATAGTTTTGTATTCAGCCCTAAAGGGCTTATTGTAAGTACCTAAGAGAAATTAATTGTATAACGGCCGGCGGGTTTTGATCTAATTGTGATAGTTGAGCAACAAATGATTTTATAGGTTTGTAGTCAGTCCTTTAGGGCTTATTGTAAGTACCTAAGAGAAATTAATTGTACAACGGCCGGCGGATTTTGATCTAATTGTGATAGTTGAGCAACAAAGGTAGGGGCGGATTTATTTAACTTTTTTGTGAGAATAATTAATTTATGCAAAAAAATCTCCGGCGGGTTTATCTAGTTTTTTGGTGAGAATCATTGATTTATGTAAAAAACCCGCCCCTACAACAAAAACCCGCCCTTATAATTTTTGGTGCCATTAATTTTGTGTGATTACTTATAGATTAATTCTAACAGAAAAATTCAGAAATCGATAAAAAAGGGACGTTAAGAGCTAACATCCCCTTGAAAAAATTTGATTCAAATCTTAGGTATATTCCCTAAGTTAGAACATAGTTTTTACTGTGTTAAATGTGCTGACTTTTAGGGGTTTCCTCCGTAGAAAACACCATCTGCAAGACCTAAACCATTGTTGTAATTATCCAGGTTGGTATTAATTACACTACCCGCATCCACAGGATAAAGAACATTGGTGTTGGTTTTGTAGGGACTTGGTAAAACAGAAGCACTGGAAATACCTTGACTCCAGTAGGCATCAGCCGTAGGACTACTGATGGTACTACCAGTTTGTCCGTTCAAGGCGCCATCACCCTTCTTATCACCATTTTCGTCTGGAGTTATAGCTTGCAGCCAGTTAACACCTTCCTTGATATAGTATCGAGCATCTTTATCAGTTGTATTGGCGGTGTCAATGGGGTTTCCAGCAAGATAGTTCAACCAACTAGCAACTAAAGAGCGACCAAGATCGTAACGAGTATCTGTGTTCGGATGTTGTGAGGCATCGACAATCTGTAGTGCTTGTGCTTTGGTATAGAAGATGGTATCTTCGCCTGTATCAGTCTTACCATTGATGTTGAAGTCTCCGATAAGTAGACCAGTATTATACTGTCCGGTAACAGGGTCAAGAACTTTTCCAGGTTGTGCGGAGTTGGTATAGGGTGCGAACAGAAGGTCACTATCGGCAAAATTGTATTCTGTTTTTTGTGCAGGTTCGTTACCTTGGATACCATCCCAGAATGTTTGCCATTTGGTATTTTGCCAGAAACCGGGAGTACGAACACCAGGAGCAGCAACCACAGTATCGGTATCAGTGGCACTATTGTTACTGAGGTTAGTGTCAGTGAAACCTGTGGGAGCAGTTACTTTAGCCGTGTTGGTCAAGGAAGATGAACTCTGAACAACCTTGTTCACACTCAGATTCTGAATCTTGAAGTAATCATCAGGGGTTGTATCTGCTGTCGAAGGCCGCAATCACAATAGTGTTGCCTGCGTAGTTCCCAGCATTGACATCTGCCCAACGAGCGGTTGTCAGAGTTGTATCATTGACTTCAGTAAAGCCAAAGCTATTGAGAACAGAGTCACTTAAGGTAGTGATGGGAGTGCCAAAGTTGCCAATCCACAAAGAGATGTCACTGTCATCGACGACGAATCCTAAGTAAGCTTTATCAAGAACCACCGATTCCGAGAATTGGAACAGAACGTAGTTATTTCGTCCACCGACGTTATCAACGGTATGAGTGTTGTTAGCTCCATTACCTTCACTGCTGTCGGTGACACCTAAACCGCCGCCATAGCTACCAAGATAGCCCTTTGCCCAAGCTCCATTTGTACCGTCAACGCGACTAAAGGCACTAGCTGTAACGTTAATGCCGCCAGCAGTGAAGGTGCGAGTATTGCCGTCGGTTCCATCGAGCGCAGTATTGCCAGTGAAGTTAAATGTAGCAGCACTGCCCAGGCTGGTTGTACTTGCGGCTACTGTACCTTTGACGGTATAGGTGATGGTACTACCACTTGCCAAGGTGACGTAATCGTTAATGTTGCCCGTACCAGTGAGGTCGTTACCTGTGGCTCCTGGTGTTGCTACACTTGTCCAAGTTACTCCTGTTAGATTTGTGGGCATGACATCACTTACCAGGGCGTTAGTAGCTGTCATCGGACCATTATTGCCAACCACAATGGTGTAGGTGATTTGTTGTCCACCAAATACAGTGGTTAAACCATCAGTTTTGGTAATTGATAGGTCTACATTGTTTTTGATTAATCCTGCGTCAATGGTTAAGTTATCGGTAGTTCCGACGGTGAAGTTCGCGGTTGAACCGTTACTGTTAACCACATCACTGTCTGTTGTATCAAGAGTATTGTTACTAACATTGGCTGTGGTAAAGCCATTAAAGCCTGTTGGTT carries:
- the fdxB gene encoding ferredoxin III, nif-specific produces the protein MASLSGLTFGKLDWIPKFVQSINKDNCLGCGRCFKVCGHKVLQLMALNEDGEFVDEDEDEIERKVMVVANQNNCIGCEACARICPKNCYTHAPLPA
- a CDS encoding non-ribosomal peptide synthetase, whose product is MNNFPSLTQSEQHQLLEDWTNTQTDYPRNSTIHELFQLQAAQTPDAVAIAYKTQEITYHELDIKSNRLANYLQKNGVTTETLVALYLDRSPDLIITILAILKAGGAYLPLDTSAPKNRIKTILEDSQTPILITKKSELNKLQEMAQDIEIICVDDNLNLTNILNDIERDNKTTTNNLAYVMYTSGSTGKPKGVCILHRGVIRLVKNTNYAHFGSDEVVLQLASIAFDASTFEIWAPLLNGGKLVLMPAKTPSLQEIGEVIKQYNVTTLWLTAGLFNLIVEEQIENLKPLRQLLAGGDVLSITNVKKVLEQLPNCQLINGYGPTENTTFTCCHKITIDDTTKKSIPIGFPIANTQVYILDNDLQLVPIGITGELYIGGDGLARGYLNQPDLTRERFIKNPFSNDPNSRLYKTGDRVRWNKEGNIEFLGRIDFQVKIRGYRVELGEIETVLTKNPQIQSTVILTTEDNPNNKQIIAYIIPKTEITVTELRTYLQDKLPDYMIPSEFIFLKEFTLNINGKIDRQQLLNLRLELNKNNKKIISPRTPIETDLVTIWTEILGKSVSINDEFTQLGGNSLQAIQIISRIRDILGIDLPVQELLKGSTITELATIIETSTIQENSLNWSTLELKAIAGNGDFPLSLYQERMWLITQQSGKNPVYNLPIVFRLQGSLNIPILEKAINQLIQRHESLRTFFPLVDGFPIQRILPTFSLNLTVELTSETSSEKQIEQQIQTEINRPFQLNKKPPIRSLLLQLNSDKFIFIIVIHHLIADGWSLSLILQELSNLYNDLINNHTNFLPPVVVQYKDFSINHQQWLQNPQVYRPLVDYWSQKLKDAPPFISFPTDHPRPPLQTFEGGIQSFNIDAELTQKIYNLSKQNKSTLYMILLGVFLIFLHRYSHQEDLVIGVPVANRNLTEIESTIGCFSNVIPLRINLSKNCSFLALLDTIKQVSLEAYTYQEFPVEQMLKELAKARDFSYTPWFQVVFNFLNIPINNLDFSDVQSRPVLQEKPSALFDLMVLSWETPMGIEGFFEYNTNLFEASTIQEFIKHFKFLLQEIVNYPTQNIDHVCLSIKKEQNSFVTFNGKINYDTLTFPSNSISSKTSEIHIKPQTELELRLVNIWEQVLNSNSISLQDNFFDLGGHSLLAMRILAKIEQEFNINLPLSNFLQTPTVESLVKQIKNQENMIQESSVVTIKNQGNNFPLFFINSIRQAQKIGDYLDKNQPFYILNILGITGFLKPQVNSLKLKDIAAKFIEDMQTIQPHGPYFLITYCADSFLTFEMAQQLQANGEKIAFLGFIDAIWGQQDIGIYFHWYNLRQFGINYLVEMFKNKLFWTKEKWIIRLRYWQGQLFSNNNKPLPRYIEDVRLLNAFELARNQYSPQSYSGKVTLFISQEYRLLHSSQLESLVTEGVEIQEIPGYHHTLFKDPYVQILVQKIQTYLNRI